CCCTGCGAACAGTTTCTCATGAAGCACTTAAACAGCATTATAGTAGCCTATGATCATGTGTAGAATGTATAGAGATGAATTATAAACACAACGTGTCGTGCTGTAGACTTTATTATTCTGATAGAATGTGATTTATAGATCTTGTTACTTATAAATAAGTATTGTCATGACGGAGAAACTGAAGTATTCTGTATGTATAGCTGGAAATCAGTCTTGGATAACAGAggatttttatttcatgtgaagTGTAGCTTACAAACTCAACACAATCTATTGCGACTGTTTATCTACTGTATTTTATAATGTTGTAATGTATTTTGTAGTTCCAAAACAAGTATTTGCAATGAGGTCACTGCCTTTTAATGTTTACAGAAATACAGTAGCACCgaatatcaaataaaatccCAAATGATGTGAaagtttttgtgtttcttcatAATTTTTCAAGGGAATTGTAGCACTTGTAAAATTTTAGATGACTGTTTACAAATAATCTATCTGAGTACAGGTAAAACCTTTACATGAAGCCATATAAAAAGATAACAAACAAGAgaattggttaaaaaaatactttatttttatacactGATGTGGTATAAGTGcaagtaaaaatatataaagagcTTTACATGATGTTTAAAAGCAGTATTTGGACACATAAACTACATAATAAAATACCAAATAGCAATACAAATATGGCTTTGCGATGtgcagcaaataaaacattttatagacttcatgcaatataaaaatgtaaactctTGAGCAGTGCAAAGCaagcaataaacacacacaaacagaatgaGCATTGGTCAGGTTTAGTACTGAAGGTtaaaaggtgaggggtcagagGTTGAAGGTGAGGTCAACGCTCTCTCCAGCTCTGACACTGATCATCTGAGTCTGCTGCTGGGACTCTGGCATGGTGGCAGTGACGGCGTACGTCCCCGGTGAAACCTCGATGAAGAAATCTTCACCAACTGCAGACACACGACCCTGAACACAAGAAGACTTTGAATtttaaaagaggccctattatgcttttttgagTTTTCccctttgctgtagtgtgttgtacagGTTTTTAATAAACGTCACATGTTGTTACCTTGTTCTGTGGCGCCCTTTCATGTTTTCTAGCCGACCGTGCAGGCGTTTTCATCCCAGCAGCTGGCTTTGAGTGGAACCTGCACACATGGCTCCTCTCAGTGTCAGAGGGCTCAGTGCAGCAGCCGGACTCATAATACCTCTGTAGCACAGAAAACATTCACATGTTATTCCCTAGATCTCTAGCTGAAGTCATATAAAATGTAGTCTAAATATTCACTGACCTTGCACTGATGGGTCGTCTGCACCATGAAGTCTGCGATGGTTGCAAAGACATCATCAATTTCTGAGCGTGATCTCTGGAAAAGAGCATGAGAATTAAAGCACACATGTGAAGTCAAGAtcataaatgtaattcataGTTGGGTTAGTATAAAATAAGCACCCTGAGGGGGATCTGTGTGTCTTCatctgtggtggtgggggtctGGGACGCTTCAATGCTGCTCCAGTCTACGCTCCTCCTGGAGGCCCGCTGCAGCACCTCCAGACCCAGACTGGCAGAGCGCCGCAAGGAAGACTCCAGCCAGGCTTGGCTTTCCATGAACGGATCGAGATAACTAAAGGTGCCCCTCACCTGAGAGGaggaacaaacacagagaccTCAGCCACTTTCCTTTACCTCACAGTACACATATTAAGACTAGAGTTTTAGGGATTACTTACTTGATTAACAAGTACAAATCTGTAACAGTTTTGATAATCCACCATTTCTTAATACAACATGACATCatttaattagctttttttaCAGCCTGCCATGATATCATGCTGAATATGTTCTGGATAAAACAAGCACAGTGAAGGCATCCCCTGCCCTCAGGCTCTTACAAAGGAGATGAACATGTTCCCTATGGACGGTATACAGactatattcattattttgagaaaaaacaaccaGGCAGATTAAATGATAACAACAGTAGATGCTACCCAACTAGAGACAAGTACACTTTTAAATATCAGgacaaatatgaataaacacGAATAGTAGACTCAGTTGATGAGAAAAATAgtactttttttctgtttttacactTCAGAAAGGCCTACGGAGAAGTCCTGGGGGGTTAAATCAAATATGGTTTTTGATTTGGACTGGCAAAGAAAGACATTACCTATTACTTGaataaacatttcacatttttcactatttttttGACGATAATTTAATCAATCTTTTAGtaatttttatatatatctatatatatagatatataactGTGGTTCtaaataacaaaagtaaaaccGTCAAAGACCAAAAAGAGAACAATTCCacatattgttattattaaatgcAAGTAAATGCATCTGGGTCACAGCGCATGCGTGAAGCGTACCCAAAGCCCCGCTCCACTCGGAATGTTTGTTACTTCTCTCATCAGCCACTTACTTTCTCTTTTAAACAGACAGCCGTTCGCTTCACTGGATCAACTGGAACACCGAAACGTCGCACACTTCCACGTTCCCGTCAGTCGTTCCATCCCTTGGTCCCAGTCCACGATTCCGTTCCTTACGTGACAACAAGGTTCCAGGCGCTGCGTCAACAAGTGGTGGGTTAGGAGGGATTATTAACGTGTTTACCTTCCAAACGCACTCAAAAGCTGGAGGGTCAGCAATTAAACCAGTCCCTAAATACATAAAGAGGACACAGTGTTTATTTGCATTCAGT
Above is a genomic segment from Eleginops maclovinus isolate JMC-PN-2008 ecotype Puerto Natales chromosome 2, JC_Emac_rtc_rv5, whole genome shotgun sequence containing:
- the akip1 gene encoding A-kinase-interacting protein 1 translates to MESQAWLESSLRRSASLGLEVLQRASRRSVDWSSIEASQTPTTTDEDTQIPLRRSRSEIDDVFATIADFMVQTTHQCKRYYESGCCTEPSDTERSHVCRFHSKPAAGMKTPARSARKHERAPQNKGRVSAVGEDFFIEVSPGTYAVTATMPESQQQTQMISVRAGESVDLTFNL